A window from Agrobacterium tumefaciens encodes these proteins:
- the ehuA gene encoding ectoine/hydroxyectoine ABC transporter ATP-binding protein EhuA, producing the protein MTNNTNQPLIEFSDVTKRFGILTVLDQFNFSVAKGEKVTLIGPSGSGKSTVLRILMTLEPFQEGKLTLADISYHEQGGKGPFKASEKHLRQIRNHVGMVFQSFNLFPHMTVLRNIVEAPVRVLGIARAEAEARAIELLKMVGLAEKKDHYPVQLSGGQQQRVAIARSLAMRPRVLLFDEPTSALDPQLVGEVLSVIRDLAHEHDLTMLLVTHEMRFAREVSDRVCFFDKGRICEQGKPDEIFGQPKEERTREFLSSVLR; encoded by the coding sequence ATGACAAACAACACCAATCAGCCGCTGATCGAATTTTCCGATGTCACGAAGCGCTTCGGTATTCTGACGGTTCTCGATCAGTTCAATTTCAGCGTGGCAAAAGGCGAAAAAGTCACCCTCATCGGCCCTTCCGGCTCCGGCAAATCGACGGTTCTGCGCATTCTCATGACGCTGGAACCGTTCCAGGAGGGAAAGCTGACGCTGGCGGACATCTCCTATCACGAGCAGGGAGGCAAAGGCCCCTTCAAGGCCTCGGAAAAACACCTGCGCCAGATCCGCAACCACGTCGGCATGGTTTTCCAGAGCTTCAACCTCTTCCCGCATATGACGGTGCTACGCAACATCGTGGAAGCGCCTGTGCGGGTGCTGGGCATCGCCCGCGCGGAAGCGGAAGCGCGGGCAATCGAGCTACTGAAGATGGTCGGGCTGGCCGAAAAAAAGGATCACTATCCAGTGCAGCTTTCCGGCGGGCAGCAGCAGCGCGTCGCCATTGCCCGCTCACTTGCCATGCGTCCGCGTGTCCTGCTTTTTGATGAGCCGACCTCAGCACTCGACCCGCAGCTGGTGGGCGAGGTTCTTTCCGTCATCCGCGATCTTGCCCATGAGCACGATCTGACAATGCTCCTCGTGACCCATGAGATGCGATTTGCCCGGGAGGTTTCAGATCGAGTCTGCTTCTTTGACAAGGGACGCATCTGCGAACAGGGGAAGCCGGACGAGATTTTCGGCCAGCCAAAGGAAGAACGGACACGCGAGTTTCTGTCGTCTGTTTTACGGTGA
- a CDS encoding sugar phosphate isomerase/epimerase family protein, producing the protein MKHGIYYSYWEHEWSAKFGPYIEKVAKLGFDIIEVAAHHINDYSDAELATIRQSAKNNGIILTAGIGPSKTKNLSSEDASVRAAGKAFFERTLSNVAKLDIHTIGGALHSYWPIDYSQPVDKAGDYARGVEGINGIADFANDLGINLCIEVLNRFENHVLNTAAEGVAFVKDVGKNNVKVMLDTFHMNIEEDSFGEAIRTAGPLLGHFHTGESNRRVPGKGRMPWHEIGLALRDINYTGAVVMEPFVKTGGTIGSDIKVWRDLSNGADVAKMDEDARNSLAFSRFVIGG; encoded by the coding sequence ATGAAACACGGCATCTATTATTCTTACTGGGAACATGAGTGGAGCGCCAAGTTCGGCCCTTACATCGAAAAGGTCGCCAAGCTTGGTTTCGATATCATCGAAGTCGCCGCCCACCACATCAACGACTATAGCGACGCCGAACTCGCGACCATCAGGCAGAGCGCGAAGAATAATGGCATCATTCTCACCGCCGGCATCGGTCCATCGAAAACCAAGAACCTGTCGTCGGAAGATGCTTCGGTGCGTGCGGCCGGCAAGGCGTTCTTCGAACGGACCCTTTCCAATGTCGCCAAGCTCGATATCCACACCATCGGCGGTGCATTGCACTCCTATTGGCCAATTGATTATTCGCAGCCGGTCGACAAGGCAGGCGATTATGCGCGCGGCGTCGAAGGCATCAACGGCATTGCCGATTTCGCCAATGATCTCGGCATCAACCTATGCATCGAAGTCCTCAACCGCTTTGAAAACCACGTCCTCAACACGGCGGCCGAAGGCGTCGCTTTCGTGAAGGATGTCGGCAAGAACAATGTGAAGGTCATGCTGGATACCTTCCACATGAACATTGAGGAAGACAGTTTTGGCGAGGCCATCCGCACGGCCGGCCCGCTTCTGGGGCACTTCCATACGGGTGAAAGCAATCGCCGCGTCCCCGGCAAGGGCAGAATGCCCTGGCACGAAATCGGCCTTGCGCTGCGTGATATCAATTACACCGGTGCGGTCGTCATGGAACCCTTCGTCAAGACCGGCGGCACCATCGGCTCGGACATCAAGGTCTGGCGTGACCTTAGCAATGGCGCCGACGTTGCGAAAATGGACGAGGATGCCCGCAATTCATTGGCATTCTCCCGCTTCGTCATTGGTGGCTGA
- a CDS encoding nucleoside triphosphate hydrolase, which yields MSKIDDNAGEIAGLALKRFASSNGRRVMIAIAGAPGSGKSTIAERVVDALNAGEGASAALFPMDGFHYDDAVLEQMNRRAFKGAIDTFDAHGLRHMLERLKANEDDVVAVPVFDRAIEIARAGGRLIPQSVEIIVCEGNYLLASQSPWDRLKPIFDLTVFVDVDEDDLRARLRGRWLSFGLGEEEINRKVEENDLPNGRFITSTSAEPDIRIRNPGKGAAS from the coding sequence TTGAGTAAAATTGACGATAATGCCGGTGAAATCGCAGGCCTCGCGCTGAAACGTTTCGCCAGCTCGAATGGCCGGCGCGTGATGATTGCGATTGCCGGCGCTCCCGGGTCGGGAAAATCAACCATCGCCGAACGCGTGGTCGATGCACTGAACGCCGGCGAAGGCGCATCCGCTGCGCTGTTTCCGATGGATGGCTTTCATTATGACGATGCCGTCCTTGAGCAAATGAACCGCCGTGCCTTCAAGGGCGCCATCGATACCTTTGACGCCCACGGGCTGCGCCATATGCTGGAGCGTCTGAAAGCCAATGAGGACGATGTCGTTGCCGTGCCGGTCTTCGATCGCGCGATCGAGATTGCCCGCGCCGGCGGGCGGTTGATCCCGCAATCCGTCGAGATCATCGTCTGTGAGGGCAATTATCTCCTCGCCAGCCAGTCGCCATGGGATCGTCTCAAACCGATCTTCGATCTCACTGTCTTCGTCGATGTCGATGAGGACGATCTGCGTGCGCGGCTGCGGGGCCGCTGGCTGAGCTTCGGTCTCGGCGAGGAGGAGATCAACCGCAAGGTGGAGGAGAACGATCTTCCCAATGGCCGCTTCATCACATCCACAAGCGCGGAGCCGGATATTCGCATCAGAAATCCGGGAAAAGGCGCCGCGTCCTGA